In one window of Musa acuminata AAA Group cultivar baxijiao chromosome BXJ3-2, Cavendish_Baxijiao_AAA, whole genome shotgun sequence DNA:
- the LOC135631277 gene encoding uncharacterized protein LOC135631277 codes for MGFVSFAGRVLFASVFLLSAYQEIIEFGVDGGPAAKVVAPKYDTFVNHVTLHLGVKVPEVEMKHVIAATIVLKGLGGLLFIFSSSFGAYLLLLHLAVVTPIVFDFYNYDIQKPEFVELFFKFTQNLALFGALLFFLGMKNSIPKRQSKRKAAPKTKTV; via the exons ATGGGGTTTGTCTCGTTCGCCGGAAGGGTCCTCTTCGCCTCCGTGTTCCTTCTTTCCGCTTACCAGGA GATTATCGAATTTGGAGTTGATGGTGGGCCAGCAGCAAAAGTTGTTGCACCAAAATATGACACTTTTGTGAATCATGTTACCTTGCATCTGGGGGTAAAAGTCCCTGAAGTTGAA ATGAAACATGTGATTGCAGCTACCATAGTTCTTAAAGGGCTCGGAGGCCTTCTATTTATCTTCAGCAGTTCCTTTGGAGCATATCTTCTG CTTCTTCATTTGGCAGTGGTGACGCCCATCGTGTTCGACTTCTACAACTACGATATCCAAAAGCCCGAATTTGTGGAACTATTTTTCAAGTTCACACAG AATTTGGCTCTTTTCGGTGCACTGCTCTTCTTCCTAGGCATGAAGAACTCAATTCCAAAGCGGCAGTCCAAGAGGAAGGCGGCTCCCAAGACAAAGACAGTCTAG
- the LOC135631072 gene encoding RING-H2 finger protein ATL16-like: MDPQSFHPSLKSRPLPPSPSSLTSFPILAISIVGIVTTSVLLLSYYVFVIKCCLNWHRSDVVSRLSRSRRRRRRAGPFMAFSNTAKGLGLDESTIQAIPTFRYREEADSVAECAVCLNGFHEEERIKLLPDCFHVFHIDCIDTWLQANANCPLCRSSITAPIPTDHLMALVPSSDPYRRNDAVVEVRDFGSDLVGSLTTTNTTSPWKTEQRLGHKKGRKLQYISSMGDECIDLREKDEQFCVQRMRRSFSMGSSGDRQLDMELQKILQQNSHLQDVNGEISSSSGRYQRSFFSFGPSSPSAVLPLQIELRSKRNLASLLLEVF; the protein is encoded by the coding sequence ATGGACCCTCAGAGCTTCCACCCTTCCCTGAAGTCACGGCCTCTACCACCGTCTCCTTCTTCACTCACCAGCTTCCCCATCCTGGCCATCTCCATTGTCGGAATCGTCACCACTTCCGTCCTCCTCCTCAGCTACTACGTCTTCGTCATAAAGTGCTGCTTGAACTGGCACCGCTCCGACGTCGTCAGCCGGCTCTCCAGGTCCCGACGACGCCGCCGGCGGGCTGGCCCATTCATGGCCTTCTCCAACACAGCCAAAGGACTCGGCCTCGATGAATCGACAATTCAGGCAATCCCAACCTTTCGGTATCGGGAAGAAGCTGACAGTGTTGCTGAGTGTGCTGTCTGCCTGAATGGATTCCATGAAGAAGAGAGGATTAAGCTGCTGCCTGATTGCTTCCATGTCTTCCATATAGACTGCATCGATACTTGGCTTCAAGCCAACGCCAACTGCCCACTCTGCAGGTCGAGCATCACAGCTCCGATTCCAACTGATCATCTAATGGCTTTAGTTCCAAGTTCTGATCCATACCGGAGAAATGATGCAGTGGTAGAAGTAAGAGACTTCGGAAGTGATCTTGTCGGATCACTCACCACCACTAACACGACTTCTCCATGGAAAACAGAGCAGAGATTGGGACACAAGAAGGGGAGGAAGCTCCAATACATTAGCAGCATGGGGGATGAGTGCATTGACCTGAGGGAGAAAGACGAGCAGTTCTGCGTCCAGCGCATGAGGAGGTCCTTCTCCATGGGCTCTTCAGGTGACAGGCAGCTCGACATGGAACTTCAGAAGATCTTGCAGCAGAACTCGCATCTCCAAGACGTCAACGGAGAGATAAGCAGCAGCTCTGGCAGATACCAGAGGTCCTTCTTCTCGTTCGGCCCGAGCTCGCCCAGCGCTGTCCTTCCCCTCCAAATTGAGCTGAGATCAAAGAGAAACCTTGCTTCTTTGTTATTGGAGGTCTTCTAG